A window of the Sabethes cyaneus chromosome 1, idSabCyanKW18_F2, whole genome shotgun sequence genome harbors these coding sequences:
- the LOC128745178 gene encoding ubiquitin-like protein 3, with amino-acid sequence MMSSKNIPADKINLRLILVSGKTKEFLFSPSDSAGDIALTVFENWPDDWESEAVAKAEILRLIYQGRFLHCNVTLGALGLPLGKTTVMHLVPRDNLPEPNSQDQRQKSKGGSSRCCSTSCCIL; translated from the exons ATAAACCTGCGACTGATACTCGTCAgcggaaaaacgaaagaattcCTCTTCAGCCCATCCGATTCAGCAGGAGATATAGCACTGACAGTGTTCGAGAATTGGCCCGATG ACTGGGAATCTGAAGCTGTGGCGAAGGCGGAGATCCTAAGACTTATCTACCAGGGCAGATTTCTGCACTGTAATGTGACGTTAGGGGCCCTAGGGTTACCATTAGGCAAAACAACTGTAATGCATTTGGTACCACGTGATAATCTGCCTGAGCCAAACTCGCAAG ATCAGCGACAAAAGAGTAAAGGCGGCTCCAGTAGATGTTGTTCCACTAGTTGTTGTATATTGTAA